One part of the Mesorhizobium sp. M4B.F.Ca.ET.058.02.1.1 genome encodes these proteins:
- a CDS encoding DUF559 domain-containing protein: MRGRNEPKVTRARELRKVENDAEEMLWHELRGRRLNGHKFVRQLPIGPYFADFACREANLVVEVDGSQHAGRSRDRYRDETMNGNGWSVLRVWHADVLTSRASVLDTIIAALDGRLDRK; this comes from the coding sequence ATGCGTGGAAGAAATGAGCCCAAGGTCACGAGGGCCCGTGAGCTACGGAAGGTTGAAAACGATGCTGAGGAAATGCTGTGGCATGAACTGCGTGGACGGCGATTGAACGGCCACAAGTTTGTTCGCCAACTACCGATTGGGCCCTATTTCGCAGACTTCGCCTGTCGTGAAGCTAATCTGGTCGTGGAAGTCGACGGCAGCCAGCATGCGGGTCGGTCTCGGGATCGATACAGAGATGAGACGATGAATGGAAATGGTTGGTCGGTATTGAGAGTTTGGCACGCGGATGTTTTGACCAGCCGCGCGAGCGTGCTTGATACGATCATCGCAGCCCTTGATGGCCGGCTAGATCGCAAATGA
- a CDS encoding DUF6638 family protein, giving the protein MTHPAKKPDLLRDNELIYGRLLTVDEPHLIQRYNKALVAFGLNPTRLNSFQIDRTGFSPEIADECGDYDYLDPNEVNRRFIILTPSQIDLPVVHTAFSNTSQLMFEFMSKNRRAIDALTIKDVIYGEIEDSVPKVNDIEDLLSINQVEFKVLSAEDVLGKAAELGKLVDRLKQEPDAWRDNAMLERMVELAKVCGDIRENALVPDQVIFRHNAYWTSHFGGLYVFVDPDMTTVISDPAAPGFRRSRPWQVSYLSIRDADKVFKFLAATGRIELPRASWIESSGYLEHRAEMVVRALIRDAEPNRNLTDVDKVWLQTWIHGHTDLITKDGNFPFLNAAKREIAQYGHLKIEDVFPQQRFLVIRARPDHPDAWLTNQLISDFVPQDFVSRYVFNKPGFYRDYDGFSDAWRSHVVDVLKTTYLKDKAAFRTRLYGLTD; this is encoded by the coding sequence ATGACCCACCCCGCCAAGAAACCCGACCTTCTGCGCGACAATGAACTGATCTACGGCAGGCTGCTGACCGTCGACGAACCGCACCTCATCCAGCGCTACAACAAGGCCCTCGTCGCCTTCGGCCTCAATCCCACCAGGCTGAACAGCTTCCAGATCGACCGCACCGGCTTCTCGCCGGAGATCGCCGACGAATGCGGCGACTACGACTACCTCGACCCCAACGAGGTCAATCGCCGCTTCATCATCCTGACGCCGTCGCAGATCGACCTGCCGGTGGTCCACACCGCCTTTTCCAATACCTCGCAGCTGATGTTCGAGTTCATGTCCAAGAACCGGCGCGCCATCGACGCACTGACCATCAAGGATGTGATCTACGGCGAGATCGAGGACTCGGTCCCCAAGGTCAACGACATCGAGGACCTGCTGTCGATCAACCAGGTCGAGTTCAAGGTGCTGTCGGCCGAGGACGTGCTCGGCAAGGCGGCCGAGCTCGGCAAGCTGGTCGACCGGCTGAAGCAGGAGCCCGACGCCTGGCGCGACAACGCCATGCTTGAGCGTATGGTCGAGCTCGCCAAGGTCTGCGGCGACATCCGCGAGAACGCGCTGGTGCCGGACCAGGTGATCTTCCGCCATAACGCCTACTGGACCAGCCATTTCGGCGGCCTCTACGTCTTCGTCGATCCCGACATGACGACGGTGATCAGCGACCCGGCCGCGCCCGGTTTCCGCCGCTCGCGGCCGTGGCAGGTGAGCTATCTTTCGATCAGGGACGCCGACAAGGTGTTCAAGTTCCTCGCCGCCACCGGCCGCATCGAATTGCCGCGCGCCTCCTGGATCGAGTCATCCGGCTATCTCGAGCATCGCGCCGAAATGGTGGTGCGCGCGCTGATCCGCGACGCCGAGCCGAACCGCAATCTGACGGACGTCGACAAGGTCTGGCTGCAGACCTGGATCCACGGCCATACCGACCTGATCACCAAGGACGGCAATTTCCCCTTCCTCAACGCCGCCAAGCGCGAGATCGCCCAATATGGCCATCTCAAGATCGAGGACGTGTTCCCGCAGCAGCGCTTCCTGGTGATCCGCGCCAGGCCCGATCATCCAGACGCCTGGCTGACCAATCAGCTGATCTCCGACTTCGTGCCGCAGGACTTCGTCTCGCGCTACGTCTTCAACAAGCCCGGCTTCTACAGGGACTATGACGGCTTCAGCGACGCCTGGCGATCGCATGTTGTGGACGTTCTGAAAACCACATATTTGAAAGACAAGGCGGCGTTTCGCACACGCCTCTACGGCTTGACTGATTGA